A DNA window from SAR202 cluster bacterium contains the following coding sequences:
- a CDS encoding pyridoxal-phosphate dependent enzyme: protein MSATVPQPITLDAIRAARERIKDSVIRTPLVRFDPIHSPALTQHPAASTQHPSVFLKLELLQPSGAFKLRGAMNAIRMASKSQLRDGVWTASSGNMAVAVSYAANRLDLPCTVLVNEGAPQAKLKAIETLGARIVKDTWDAVLETCRTNSHKGMKGLFIHPFADPNVMAGNATIGLEILEDLPETDAVLIPYGGGGLAAAVASAIKALRPQAKCYAAEVETGAPAAASWAAGRPTTVDQKPSWISGIGAPFVFDETWPIVTKLLEGSIVSTLADVAAAIRLTAEHNHVIPEGAGAASIAGAFSGKAGNGNVVALVTGGNIDTDKVIKILQGGVP from the coding sequence ATGTCCGCCACCGTCCCGCAGCCCATCACCCTGGATGCTATCCGCGCCGCGCGCGAGCGCATCAAGGACTCCGTCATCCGCACCCCCCTCGTCCGCTTCGACCCCATCCATTCCCCGGCTCTCACGCAGCACCCGGCAGCCAGTACCCAGCACCCCTCCGTCTTCCTCAAACTCGAGCTCCTCCAGCCCTCCGGTGCGTTCAAGCTGAGAGGCGCCATGAACGCCATCCGCATGGCGTCGAAAAGCCAGCTTCGCGACGGCGTCTGGACCGCCAGCTCCGGCAATATGGCCGTCGCCGTCTCATACGCCGCCAACCGCCTCGACCTGCCGTGCACTGTGCTCGTCAACGAGGGCGCTCCCCAGGCGAAGCTAAAGGCCATCGAGACTCTCGGCGCAAGGATCGTGAAGGACACCTGGGACGCCGTGCTCGAGACATGCCGCACGAACTCCCACAAGGGCATGAAGGGCCTCTTCATCCACCCGTTCGCAGACCCCAACGTCATGGCAGGCAACGCCACCATCGGCCTCGAAATACTCGAGGACCTGCCGGAGACGGACGCCGTCCTGATCCCGTATGGAGGCGGCGGCCTGGCCGCGGCGGTTGCCTCGGCCATCAAGGCCCTCCGCCCGCAGGCGAAGTGCTACGCCGCGGAGGTGGAGACCGGCGCGCCCGCAGCAGCGTCATGGGCGGCCGGAAGACCCACGACCGTCGACCAGAAGCCGTCGTGGATCAGCGGCATCGGCGCACCCTTCGTGTTCGACGAGACGTGGCCCATCGTCACAAAGCTCCTCGAAGGCTCAATCGTCTCCACGCTCGCCGATGTCGCAGCCGCCATTCGCCTCACTGCAGAGCACAACCACGTAATCCCGGAGGGCGCGGGCGCGGCCTCCATCGCCGGCGCATTCTCAGGCAAGGCCGGCAACGGCAACGTGGTCGCACTCGTCACAGGTGGGAACATCGACACCGATAAGGTAATAAAGATTCTTCAGGGCGGAGTCCCGTAG
- a CDS encoding YgiT-type zinc finger protein has protein sequence MAEEGGPVIDTCIFCKGSVKARLVEHIHTWRGNQYIFRNVPAEVCIQFGEMYFAPDALEAIDDIVKAKPEPEEHRLLPLYSLS, from the coding sequence TTGGCGGAGGAGGGTGGTCCCGTGATCGATACATGCATTTTCTGCAAAGGTTCCGTGAAAGCGCGGTTGGTTGAGCACATCCACACCTGGCGCGGGAATCAGTACATCTTCAGGAATGTTCCCGCTGAAGTGTGCATTCAGTTTGGGGAGATGTACTTTGCCCCGGATGCGCTCGAGGCTATCGACGACATCGTCAAGGCCAAACCAGAGCCCGAGGAACATCGTCTGTTGCCCCTCTACTCCCTCAGCTAA
- a CDS encoding formylglycine-generating enzyme family protein, protein MTATSLGIALVDIPAGSFRMGNDQPVQAAALGAHPRMTRGDWDERPVRRVIISRPFKISRTPVTVEQFLAFRPGWSAQSNHGFITSVTWYEAVEFCEWLSKPEGKPYRLPTEAEWEYAARAGTAAPFWSGDSLPTFDGDINPWGVANVHTGVSEWCYDWHGEYPDDDEADPVGPSWGHTRVVRGGGFGTMSWHGVTSRAPYYSRSANRSSAPPRFGQSSARKWDPRYPWPQTGMPLDAGRGPGWGGVQQP, encoded by the coding sequence ATGACCGCCACATCGCTCGGCATCGCTCTTGTCGACATCCCCGCGGGCAGCTTCCGCATGGGCAACGACCAGCCCGTGCAAGCCGCCGCCCTCGGCGCGCACCCGCGCATGACCCGCGGCGATTGGGACGAGCGCCCCGTCCGCCGTGTCATCATCTCCAGACCGTTCAAGATTTCCCGCACGCCGGTCACCGTGGAGCAGTTCCTCGCCTTCCGCCCCGGCTGGAGCGCCCAATCGAACCACGGCTTCATCACCAGCGTCACGTGGTACGAGGCCGTCGAGTTCTGCGAGTGGCTCAGCAAGCCCGAAGGCAAGCCGTACCGCCTGCCAACAGAGGCGGAGTGGGAGTACGCCGCGCGCGCGGGCACAGCCGCGCCGTTCTGGTCCGGCGATTCCCTCCCGACTTTCGACGGCGACATCAACCCCTGGGGCGTCGCCAACGTCCACACCGGCGTCTCGGAATGGTGCTACGACTGGCATGGCGAGTACCCGGACGACGATGAGGCCGACCCCGTAGGCCCGTCCTGGGGCCACACGCGCGTGGTCCGCGGCGGCGGCTTCGGCACGATGTCCTGGCACGGCGTCACCTCGCGCGCGCCATACTACTCGCGCTCAGCCAACCGCAGCAGCGCACCGCCGCGCTTCGGCCAGTCCTCCGCGCGGAAATGGGACCCCCGTTACCCGTGGCCGCAGACCGGCATGCCGCTGGACGCCGGCCGCGGCCCCGGTTGGGGCGGCGTCCAGCAGCCGTAG
- a CDS encoding formylglycine-generating enzyme family protein, with protein MKYTIAVIDVKRLSGPSMVVRGGLHSCILYANDKPKYPGVPVATSLGIALVDIPAGSFLMGNDQPVPARKLGGYHAMTRGDWDERPVRRITISTPFRISRTPVTVEQFLAFRPDWKPQSKNGFITSVTWYEAVEFCEWLSKREGKPYRLPTEGEWEYAARAGTSTLFWSGDRPLPFDQDVNPWGVANLHTGVSEWCHDWHDEYPDDDEAHPVGPDRSLMKVVRGSGFGTFAWINVQPQSLYYKRASNRSSAAPGFGQSAGRDWDPKNAWPQAGHPVDAGRGPGWGGRAKAGRHAANYP; from the coding sequence ATGAAATACACTATAGCAGTTATCGATGTCAAGAGGCTGTCAGGACCATCCATGGTAGTGCGCGGAGGACTTCATTCTTGTATCCTCTACGCGAACGACAAACCTAAATATCCAGGGGTCCCCGTGGCAACATCGCTCGGCATCGCTCTCGTCGACATTCCCGCCGGCAGCTTCCTCATGGGCAACGACCAGCCAGTGCCCGCGAGAAAGCTCGGCGGGTACCACGCCATGACCCGCGGGGATTGGGACGAGCGACCCGTCCGGCGCATCACCATCTCAACGCCCTTCAGGATCTCCCGCACGCCTGTTACCGTGGAGCAGTTCCTTGCCTTCCGCCCGGACTGGAAGCCGCAGTCCAAAAACGGCTTCATCACCAGTGTCACCTGGTACGAGGCTGTGGAGTTTTGCGAATGGCTCAGCAAGCGCGAGGGCAAGCCATACCGGCTACCCACAGAGGGGGAGTGGGAGTACGCCGCCCGTGCAGGCACAAGCACCCTCTTCTGGTCTGGAGACCGCCCGCTTCCTTTCGATCAGGACGTAAATCCATGGGGCGTCGCCAACCTCCACACGGGCGTCTCGGAATGGTGCCACGACTGGCACGACGAGTACCCTGATGACGACGAGGCCCACCCCGTGGGGCCTGACCGCAGTCTCATGAAGGTCGTCCGTGGGTCGGGCTTTGGGACGTTCGCATGGATTAATGTCCAGCCTCAATCGCTCTACTACAAGCGCGCGTCCAACCGCAGCAGTGCCGCGCCTGGCTTCGGTCAGAGCGCAGGGCGAGATTGGGATCCAAAGAATGCGTGGCCGCAGGCCGGCCATCCCGTGGACGCGGGCAGGGGACCCGGCTGGGGGGGGCGTGCCAAGGCAGGACGGCACGCCGCAAATTACCCATGA
- a CDS encoding TetR/AcrR family transcriptional regulator translates to MDLYREQGIRLTSAHDVARRADVATATVLNHFSTTDKLVEAALARVLDELQLPTGTIFSEAESPRERVMRLVPAMFAFYDRSDAWLEMYQREIGIVPALQDAEARVRQAVQALYTEALGPLLSHGHLGQTVFGLTSPVTLGAMRSTGLTLDGASAIITKILAGMVDEALNEIGKK, encoded by the coding sequence ATGGACCTGTACCGCGAACAGGGGATACGTTTGACAAGCGCACACGATGTAGCCCGACGCGCGGATGTCGCAACTGCGACTGTGCTAAACCACTTTTCTACGACGGATAAACTGGTCGAGGCGGCTTTGGCGCGCGTGCTGGATGAGCTACAGCTTCCTACAGGGACAATTTTCTCGGAAGCCGAATCTCCAAGGGAGAGGGTAATGAGGCTGGTGCCGGCAATGTTTGCGTTCTACGACCGCAGTGACGCCTGGCTCGAAATGTACCAGCGGGAGATCGGTATCGTACCTGCGTTGCAGGATGCCGAGGCGCGGGTCAGGCAGGCGGTTCAGGCGCTGTACACGGAAGCACTCGGCCCTCTTCTCAGCCACGGGCACCTCGGCCAGACCGTTTTTGGGCTAACTAGCCCAGTCACCCTTGGAGCGATGCGCAGCACCGGCCTCACGTTAGACGGAGCATCAGCCATTATCACAAAGATCTTGGCGGGGATGGTCGACGAAGCATTGAACGAGATAGGTAAGAAATGA